The window CatttacatgtttttatttatttatttagtcacTGGCGTTTGAGGAGTCATATTGTATTAGTTTAATTAAGGGATATTATGAAGTAGTTAGCTTATTACAATTGTATGTTAGGGAGGGACGACGATTCCACCATTTCCAGGGTCAGTAGGTTCAGGGGAGAACATGAGTTACACACACATTTTCGACCAAGTCAAAGAAGAGAGGCGTGAAGGTGCCAGACCCTACGGTGGAACAGCCGGAAACACTCCATCTCGCCCCATCAACAGTCAACATGAATCTCCCTCCCCAAACTCCTCCAAGGTATTACACATAACCATCTAGCTAATATATATGATATCCATAACAGTACATATCATGTGTAGTAATGTGAAAGGTATGCGCACAGGTCTGCTGCTTCCCATGGGGGCGAAAGGGAAGTAAATACTGAAGACAATGTACATATTCTTTGACATATCTCTTTATgtcttttggttattttttctttctttttttgtaacaaaaggAGTGGTTTTTGTTGTGAACAACGTTGGAGAAATCACTACTAAATATAGTAGTGTGTTTTGGTTGTGTAGTTTATCATTGTTCATCCATTTCTCAAGAAAAAACTTGCATATGAATGTAAATGTGCAGACTGTATGTTTTCTATTCGTTGCGTTCTCTTCAATATGTCTGCACAAGAGTTGAAATCACATTAGTGTTGTACTGTTGTACAAGAATATCTCCCTTTCTATGAAGGTCTTCGGCTCTATATGTTGTACAGTTGCGGTAAACCGACTTCTCCATGACATGAATCATATACCAAGCTTATGTTTTCACTAGAGATTATAGTTTTGTGTTGAAAAATGGTTGCCAGAAAATATATCACCAATAAAGAATCCCCTGAACTCAAAAAGACCATCAGCTAAACATATACACAAACCTTAAGGTAACAACaagaagagaaaaataaaagttttagaaCGTTGACGGAACAACAGTTATATGTCTTAACGGATTCGGGACATGGGTCCCACCGGCGTGGAGAATGAACTCAGCTGGCGAGAATGACGTTCCGTGGCAGACACAGATTATACTGATCTCTGATTTTGAGTACCGATACAGAAACCCATTTACAGTTTTGCCATCGGGTCCGTTACCGGTGCTAGTCACGCACGGCATCTTAGCAAACGGAAGCAAACTGCCGTTAACTCCGTTGCTATTTGGACGTGGTTTTGGAGGCTTTCCAGTTTCTTTTGCTATAGAGTTGGAACATTCTTGCGTCTCCTCTACCACCGCATCGTTTGGACCGTCCGTGATCCGCACGGTTCCCTCTGTACCGGTTAGAGTGTTGTTAACCGGAAATCTAACCGGTTTTGTTTGATCTGGATTTTCCCCAAGTTCGCTAGTTCCACCTGAACATGAAGGACACAACGTATACGTAACTACGAATTATATTCATGCAACTACCATGAATTTCGTGATTGTTCAAtatatctaacctatactataaaaaacagattttgtgaaaacagaaaaaaagttttcttttttctttgctAAATAAAGGAAAAAAGTTTGTAAACATCAGTTAATCAAATTCAACTTCATCggttatattatttttacaaagaGTCGAGTATATTAGTTTTCATAATCTTTCTTGTTTCTATTGCAATTtttggaaattaaaaaaaaaacttaaattgcaaaaaaaaaaagacgaaataaagaaaatattaattcctctagaacttttttttttgaacaacaccTCTAGAACTTTTCTTATGTAATTGCCATTTGCTCGAGTATTTATCTCATTATCTGTTACCAGAAGACGTTTGTATTTTTACACCAAGACATTTGataaagaataaaaattataataatactcTTTATCgatcaaagataaaaaaatattatgatgaTCATTACATACCTTCTTGGCATGGAGAGCTGCTGGGATCGGAAACGTCGGACGTGCTGCTAATGGGTGACCCAATTGTAACGTCTTTGCTATTCTCCTTATATCGACCCGACCCGTACCCGTTACCCATATCACCGAAGCTCAAACCCAAATCCACGCCGTTAGTAGCTTTTTTACATTCTGTTTTGATCCTCTTGCActctcctccttctcctctGCTTCTCTGTTGCTGCTTCGCTTCTCGCTTCTTCCCTGTCTCTTTTACCTCATACGTTGTAGTCCCGTCATTAAGATCAACCCCAATATCATTGGCGCATCTCATGATGATGGCTTTGTCTGATTTCTTGAAAGGACCTCCTAGAGAAAGACATAGCTCAAGCTCGACTTCAACATCCTCTTCTTTACCAATCTTTGTTGCCATTGATGAAGATTCAACAACCATGTAACGtcaaaggaaagaaaatatatgGTTTCTTTATCGATATTTATGCCCTGGgatatttgtttttaagatTTAAGAAACCATGTAACGTATAGCTTGACACGTGTTTAACGAGGATAGTGGACATGGGCGGTTTTCAATTACACGTATGACTAATTAAGGTAGCCTGTAAACGTTATTACCGCTATAATCTCGTATTATCGATGAACACTTCAttttgtttctatttatctattggtTAAAAACCAGCAGGAAGCACCGAGTCCAACACGTGTAACACGTGAAACATGCATCAGACACGTGTTTACTAGATATCTGCTGGCGTTGACGAGGACACGTTCGTTTTTCAGTTTCTTGCGTCTCCGCGAATCTCGAACACTAACTCGACTCCCAGGCTGACACGTGTAGAGCATCTGTTAAAGACGGTCCCACAATCTTAAACTGAAAGATAAGGACAGTGTAATAGGTTAGACCGTCCAGATCAGCGGAGGCGCCGTTGCTTTGCGGCTATTCTCATTGAAGGCATGTTCTCTTTACATACCTGTGTGACACATGTCTTTCTTCAAGTCGTGGTACAGTTTTAAAGAAGTTTCTTTATATGGAAGAAAGTACACGCACACACACGCCTTTCTCCTGCATGAGTTGCACCTGGAAAGTGCAAAAGGAAGATTCTTTGATTGATCAATGAAAAGTAGTAACAACTTgtgcaaaaatatatattttcttgagaatttgcactgcacacacaagacttatgAGGTAATTAGGTCTATACCGTTTTGACATATTCGAGGCATCTAGAACGTGTGTAATTGACGTTACTAACCCTTTTCTCTTCCTTAGTAAAGTAACCGGTTACCTCTtgtatttctaatatatattttttaattcattacCCAAACGGACACGCATCTAATGTGTCAGGCAAGTTGATGTTTTGCATTTTTCGAAACTTCCCTATTTGGTAGTTGGTATCGAATACCGTGATTCTCTCCGTCTTTTTTTACTATATTATCCACCGTCGATACTCTGTTCTTGTCATTCCAAACAGTTTCTAAACAGATCTAGATTCCACTTCGGTCGTAGTAATCCTTCTATGGATCACAGCGATGAATCTCTTCCTCCACTACCACTTCCTCCCCGAATGTTTGCGTTAGGGGAAGAACCCGAGGGAGTTAGGGTTACACCTTACCACAAACCCACATCCATTCGAAAAATCCTCAACGCACTCGGCCCTGATGAAGTCCGGAGGATTAAGGAGACCCCGTTTGGAAAGCTTGTCAAAATCGCAGATAAACCCCCATACTCCGGTCGGTTTGGCCGTTTTCTTATATCAAGACAGTTGAAAGTGGGCAAGAAGAACGAAGTCTGGTTTATATTTTCTGGCAAACCCGTAAGATTCTCAATTAGAGAATTTGCTCTAGTCACAGGGCTCAATTGTCGAAACTTCCCGCCGCGTACAAAGAAAAAGAGCTCGAAGAACCTAATAGAGAAGCCTTATTGGGGAGAGCTATTTGGCTCTATGAGGGAAGTCCCTGTCAGTTATGTCATTAGCATGCTAAAGAAGAAGACGGTTGCTGATACAGAAACGAGGATCAAGTATGCCCTGCTTGCTTTGTTGTCAGCCGTCATTCTACCGACATCGCATAATCCTAAAATTTTGGAACAACACGCGGAGAAGATAAAAGATATCGATCAGTTTCTTGCTTACCCGTGGGGCCGTGTTTCATTTGAAATGCTCATTAGTAGTATAAAAGAGAGGGATGAAGTCTCACTCTCACAGAAAACAATTGCACTTAAAGGGTTTGTTCTATCGATACAACTTGTTCTAATAGAAGCAACTCCTTCACTTACACGAGTCGTGCAAAGTGGGAGTTCCTCCGGTTCCGAACGTGATTGTGAAGACGACGATGACTTTGTGGACGATGATACCGAGAGAAAGAAATGTATCAATCCGGTGCGTGTACGTGATATTGATTCAGCTTCGAAGGTATTTGTCATTAACAGCAACATTATATCATGTTTTTGTTATCAGTCCTTTTTAGTGATTTTTTCTCTGTTACGCAGACGCATGTTGTTTCCATTATTTCTGATGGCGTGGAACTCGACAATGTCGAGGAAGAAACCCACATTCCTGGAGATGAGGAGGATATACTTGTGGCAAACTTGGAGAAGTGTATTCACGATGGTTTCTCATTCCGGAAGTCCCATTTTCTCGGTGGTGCGACCCTTGCTGATGTCATCCAAATGGGCGAAGAAGCCGCAAAAGAAAACAACACCCGTAAAAAGAACAAGCGGAGTGTGAATGCTAATAGTGCCGACGCTGCTGACCCTGATTATGTTGTCTCCATATTGAAAAGTAGTCTATCTGCGGACCTGTGTCGTATGGAGGAAGAAATTAAAAACCTTGGTCAGATGTTTACGAAATCGCAAAGTCAAATGCGGTCTTACATACAAGACATGTTTGACACATTTCAGAGGAACATTAGTAATATGATTCTTACCCCGTCCTCTGGGAGACACGCTGATCCTCCGCATGCCCATCAAGCAGAGACCACTTTCAGCAGAGAGAAGACAACCACGGAGCCCAACCCCGGCGCACCACCTAATGTTCCCGTAGCAACTGCGTCGCACAAAAGGAACAAGTCAACGGGACGGCCCGGTCATTTTGATCCATGTGGCAGCATACAGGACGCTATTCATTTTGCAGACCACGTGGCCCCACTGTCCAGAGATGTAAGCCTGGAAGAAAAAGTCATTATCAACATCATTGCCCTTATCGTTGTTCCACTTGGCTTACGCATACATATTTGTTTTCAGGTTAATATGGGCGATGCCTCTCTAAATGAGGAAGGTAGCCCCGAAAAATGCAATGATGGTAATAACGATCTTAATCCTAGAGAGGAGCAGGTTTGGTCTTTTAGCAACGCTCCTTTCTCATTTCAGTATGTACTATCTCGCTAACACGTCTCACCGATGTAGGTCCATCCCGCTTATTCATCTGCTGACGGAGAAGCTCGGGAGGTTGAGGAAGAGGATCCTGAAGATGCGGTGGACATGATCAACAGTCCACCCTTGACACAACCTGCACCATTGGATTTGACGGTGAGCCATCATTCTCTTCACCGATAATCAATGTACTGATGTATATTACTAGATGGTCGTGGAGGAGTTGCAATGCTAACATGGTCATGTAGTAGCGTAATTTTTTTCTTAGCGGTATATAAAGAGTTTTTAGCTTGATAAAATCCTGGTTACTTCGTCCAGGAACATGCTAACATTACCACAGCGGGGACGGGTGGAAGTCATGCAGAAAGTGCCAAAGTAACGTCATCTACTTCTTCCGACAGCAACCCACCAACTCCCAATGTCATCCCTCAACCGAGTTCCTGTTTGGTTAGCATACCATTGATGTTTTTGTTCaacgtttttttattttgtttcataatacATCAACGTGGTCACTCATTCGTTGTTTGTTTATTGAAAGGATAATGCACAGTCTAATTTGGCCTTCCCAAAGCCTACATTCTCGCTAGGACTAACGCAAGAAGAACGTTACCTTAGTAAAACAGATCTGGTGGACGCTGATGAATCATTGGAAGAGGGTGCATCCATTTCTCTCAATGACGACCAAGAACCGTTTCCAGCAAACAGGAAAAGCAAGAGACAGAAAGTTGTGCCCCGTAGCCTCGTCGGAGACTATCAGTGCGATAAACGATTCCTCACCCGAGCTTGGGAGGCCCATGTTAACGCTATACATCGTGGCCCGGTAATTGACTATGCGGCTAAAGCTGGTGCTCTGGCCGAAAAGCTCCAAAAAGAATTGTCTGTTCCTCACCTCTAACTTACAACTATCTTATTCCAATAATCACTGGACCTTTTTATCCGGCTAACACTTAAGTTTTAACTCCAACTTATTCTTTGCAGTGTCATCGACGTTAGTGGACAAAGTTTAGACAGCAGTGACCTGTCTGCAATTCTTGCGAGATCTTCTCACTTAACTGCCAAGGTATTTTTACAGTCTCTGTCGTTTTTAAGTGACCACTGGGTTTCATGTCACCTCTTTGTGCACTGGACCTTTTATTTTCAGGTGATGGATGTTCTCATCCATCATACTCGATCCTTGATAGAAGCACTATCCGAAGAGCGTCAACCCAGCAGCGTTGTTTTACTGGACACGAGGTTTGTTTCCCTACTGTCAGAGACTTTCGTCAAGTTCTCCATTTCTAAATAAATGTcactttgatattttttatacatACTAAAAAAATAGCagaaatatatgtaaattattattaattatatttttctgactaataatatttaaaataaataaaattatgtataaaacaaatacagtttgtaattaattttcagatgaaaataaatataatttacattggAATTGTAAAGTGACACTTTTtgtaaaacaagaaaaaacacTAGAATGACTTATTatgaaacagatggagtatgCACTTGGGCTAAGCTCCTTCAATGCTTGTTTAGGCTTAATGGTATTAGGCTATTAGCTGTTGAGCTTAGTAAAACAATAAAGTCTAAGAAGCTCATGCTTATTTCTTATCCAGCTAATATCAATAGAAAAGTTAAGGAAAAAACGTTGGTTAGTTTATAgatttattgaaaattataatttttaataatttactaAAAGATCGAACCAgaaaatttgattaatttatcTAAACTATGCTGGATTTTGAAGTGTTGGGTTATGGAGATAAGGGTGTACTGAGGCGGCTCAATTTAATGGCAGATATTTTATGTTCAGGCCCACATAAACCCTTTCTTATATTAGCCATGGAGACAAGATCTAGTGCCGTTTGATGATCTGCTTTATTACAAAGTATGGGTGTGGGAAGCACATGCCTATGC of the Brassica rapa cultivar Chiifu-401-42 chromosome A03, CAAS_Brap_v3.01, whole genome shotgun sequence genome contains:
- the LOC117132527 gene encoding uncharacterized protein LOC117132527 isoform X1; this translates as MDHSDESLPPLPLPPRMFALGEEPEGVRVTPYHKPTSIRKILNALGPDEVRRIKETPFGKLVKIADKPPYSGRFGRFLISRQLKVGKKNEVWFIFSGKPVRFSIREFALVTGLNCRNFPPRTKKKSSKNLIEKPYWGELFGSMREVPVSYVISMLKKKTVADTETRIKYALLALLSAVILPTSHNPKILEQHAEKIKDIDQFLAYPWGRVSFEMLISSIKERDEVSLSQKTIALKGFVLSIQLVLIEATPSLTRVVQSGSSSGSERDCEDDDDFVDDDTERKKCINPVRVRDIDSASKTHVVSIISDGVELDNVEEETHIPGDEEDILVANLEKCIHDGFSFRKSHFLGGATLADVIQMGEEAAKENNTRKKNKRSVNANSADAADPDYVVSILKSSLSADLCRMEEEIKNLGQMFTKSQSQMRSYIQDMFDTFQRNISNMILTPSSGRHADPPHAHQAETTFSREKTTTEPNPGAPPNVPVATASHKRNKSTGRPGHFDPCGSIQDAIHFADHVAPLSRDVNMGDASLNEEGSPEKCNDGNNDLNPREEQVHPAYSSADGEAREVEEEDPEDAVDMINSPPLTQPAPLDLTEHANITTAGTGGSHAESAKVTSSTSSDSNPPTPNVIPQPSSCLDNAQSNLAFPKPTFSLGLTQEERYLSKTDLVDADESLEEGASISLNDDQEPFPANRKSKRQKVVPRSLVGDYQCDKRFLTRAWEAHVNAIHRGPVIDYAAKAGALAEKLQKEFVIDVSGQSLDSSDLSAILARSSHLTAKVFLQSLSFLSDHWVSCHLFVHWTFYFQVMDVLIHHTRSLIEALSEERQPSSVVLLDTRFVSLLSETFVKFSISK
- the LOC117132527 gene encoding uncharacterized protein LOC117132527 isoform X8; the protein is MDHSDESLPPLPLPPRMFALGEEPEGVRVTPYHKPTSIRKILNALGPDEVRRIKETPFGKLVKIADKPPYSGRFGRFLISRQLKVGKKNEVWFIFSGKPVRFSIREFALVTGLNCRNFPPRTKKKSSKNLIEKPYWGELFGSMREVPVSYVISMLKKKTVADTETRIKYALLALLSAVILPTSHNPKILEQHAEKIKDIDQFLAYPWGRVSFEMLISSIKERDEVSLSQKTIALKGFVLSIQLVLIEATPSLTRVVQSGSSSGSERDCEDDDDFVDDDTERKKCINPVRVRDIDSASKTHVVSIISDGVELDNVEEETHIPGDEEDILVANLEKCIHDGFSFRKSHFLGGATLADVIQMGEEAAKENNTRKKNKRSVNANSADAADPDYVVSILKSSLSADLCRMEEEIKNLGQMFTKSQSQMRSYIQDMFDTFQRNISNMILTPSSGRHADPPHAHQAETTFSREKTTTEPNPGAPPNVPVATASHKRNKSTGRPGHFDPCGSIQDAIHFADHVAPLSRDVNMGDASLNEEGSPEKCNDGNNDLNPREEQVHPAYSSADGEAREVEEEDPEDAVDMINSPPLTQPAPLDLTEHANITTAGTGGSHAESAKVTSSTSSDSNPPTPNVIPQPSSCLDNAQSNLAFPKPTFSLGLTQEERYLSKTDLVDADESLEEGASISLNDDQEPFPANRKSKRQKVVPRSLVGDYQCDKRFLTRAWEAHVNAIHRGPVIDYAAKAGALAEKLQKEFVIDVSGQSLDSSDLSAILARSSHLTAKVMDVLIHHTRSLIEALSEERQPSSVVLLDTRPT
- the LOC117132527 gene encoding uncharacterized protein LOC117132527 isoform X4, giving the protein MDHSDESLPPLPLPPRMFALGEEPEGVRVTPYHKPTSIRKILNALGPDEVRRIKETPFGKLVKIADKPPYSGRFGRFLISRQLKVGKKNEVWFIFSGKPVRFSIREFALVTGLNCRNFPPRTKKKSSKNLIEKPYWGELFGSMREVPVSYVISMLKKKTVADTETRIKYALLALLSAVILPTSHNPKILEQHAEKIKDIDQFLAYPWGRVSFEMLISSIKERDEVSLSQKTIALKGFVLSIQLVLIEATPSLTRVVQSGSSSGSERDCEDDDDFVDDDTERKKCINPVRVRDIDSASKTHVVSIISDGVELDNVEEETHIPGDEEDILVANLEKCIHDGFSFRKSHFLGGATLADVIQMGEEAAKENNTRKKNKRSVNANSADAADPDYVVSILKSSLSADLCRMEEEIKNLGQMFTKSQSQMRSYIQDMFDTFQRNISNMILTPSSGRHADPPHAHQAETTFSREKTTTEPNPGAPPNVPVATASHKRNKSTGRPGHFDPCGSIQDAIHFADHVAPLSRDVNMGDASLNEEGSPEKCNDGNNDLNPREEQVHPAYSSADGEAREVEEEDPEDAVDMINSPPLTQPAPLDLTEHANITTAGTGGSHAESAKVTSSTSSDSNPPTPNVIPQPSSCLDNAQSNLAFPKPTFSLGLTQEERYLSKTDLVDADESLEEGASISLNDDQEPFPANRKSKRQKVVPRSLVGDYQCDKRFLTRAWEAHVNAIHRGPVIDYAAKAGALAEKLQKEFVIDVSGQSLDSSDLSAILARSSHLTAKVFLQSLSFLSDHWVSCHLFVHWTFYFQVMDVLIHHTRSLIEALSEERQPSSVVLLDTRPT
- the LOC117132527 gene encoding uncharacterized protein LOC117132527 isoform X7 codes for the protein MDHSDESLPPLPLPPRMFALGEEPEGVRVTPYHKPTSIRKILNALGPDEVRRIKETPFGKLVKIADKPPYSGRFGRFLISRQLKVGKKNEVWFIFSGKPVRFSIREFALVTGLNCRNFPPRTKKKSSKNLIEKPYWGELFGSMREVPVSYVISMLKKKTVADTETRIKYALLALLSAVILPTSHNPKILEQHAEKIKDIDQFLAYPWGRVSFEMLISSIKERDEVSLSQKTIALKGFVLSIQLVLIEATPSLTRVVQSGSSSGSERDCEDDDDFVDDDTERKKCINPVRVRDIDSASKTHVVSIISDGVELDNVEEETHIPGDEEDILVANLEKCIHDGFSFRKSHFLGGATLADVIQMGEEAAKENNTRKKNKRSVNANSADAADPDYVVSILKSSLSADLCRMEEEIKNLGQMFTKSQSQMRSYIQDMFDTFQRNISNMILTPSSGRHADPPHAHQAETTFSREKTTTEPNPGAPPNVPVATASHKRNKSTGRPGHFDPCGSIQDAIHFADHVAPLSRDVNMGDASLNEEGSPEKCNDGNNDLNPREEQVHPAYSSADGEAREVEEEDPEDAVDMINSPPLTQPAPLDLTEHANITTAGTGGSHAESAKVTSSTSSDSNPPTPNVIPQPSSCLDNAQSNLAFPKPTFSLGLTQEERYLSKTDLVDADESLEEGASISLNDDQEPFPANRKSKRQKVVPRSLVGDYQCDKRFLTRAWEAHVNAIHRGPVIDYAAKAGALAEKLQKEFVIDVSGQSLDSSDLSAILARSSHLTAKVMDVLIHHTRSLIEALSEERQPSSVVLLDTSVGLWR
- the LOC117132527 gene encoding uncharacterized protein LOC117132527 isoform X2; amino-acid sequence: MDHSDESLPPLPLPPRMFALGEEPEGVRVTPYHKPTSIRKILNALGPDEVRRIKETPFGKLVKIADKPPYSGRFGRFLISRQLKVGKKNEVWFIFSGKPVRFSIREFALVTGLNCRNFPPRTKKKSSKNLIEKPYWGELFGSMREVPVSYVISMLKKKTVADTETRIKYALLALLSAVILPTSHNPKILEQHAEKIKDIDQFLAYPWGRVSFEMLISSIKERDEVSLSQKTIALKGFVLSIQLVLIEATPSLTRVVQSGSSSGSERDCEDDDDFVDDDTERKKCINPVRVRDIDSASKTHVVSIISDGVELDNVEEETHIPGDEEDILVANLEKCIHDGFSFRKSHFLGGATLADVIQMGEEAAKENNTRKKNKRSVNANSADAADPDYVVSILKSSLSADLCRMEEEIKNLGQMFTKSQSQMRSYIQDMFDTFQRNISNMILTPSSGRHADPPHAHQAETTFSREKTTTEPNPGAPPNVPVATASHKRNKSTGRPGHFDPCGSIQDAIHFADHVAPLSRDVNMGDASLNEEGSPEKCNDGNNDLNPREEQVHPAYSSADGEAREVEEEDPEDAVDMINSPPLTQPAPLDLTEHANITTAGTGGSHAESAKVTSSTSSDSNPPTPNVIPQPSSCLDNAQSNLAFPKPTFSLGLTQEERYLSKTDLVDADESLEEGASISLNDDQEPFPANRKSKRQKVVPRSLVGDYQCDKRFLTRAWEAHVNAIHRGPVIDYAAKAGALAEKLQKEFVIDVSGQSLDSSDLSAILARSSHLTAKVFLQSLSFLSDHWVSCHLFVHWTFYFQVMDVLIHHTRSLIEALSEERQPSSVVLLDTRYFMFRPT
- the LOC117132527 gene encoding uncharacterized protein LOC117132527 isoform X3 codes for the protein MDHSDESLPPLPLPPRMFALGEEPEGVRVTPYHKPTSIRKILNALGPDEVRRIKETPFGKLVKIADKPPYSGRFGRFLISRQLKVGKKNEVWFIFSGKPVRFSIREFALVTGLNCRNFPPRTKKKSSKNLIEKPYWGELFGSMREVPVSYVISMLKKKTVADTETRIKYALLALLSAVILPTSHNPKILEQHAEKIKDIDQFLAYPWGRVSFEMLISSIKERDEVSLSQKTIALKGFVLSIQLVLIEATPSLTRVVQSGSSSGSERDCEDDDDFVDDDTERKKCINPVRVRDIDSASKTHVVSIISDGVELDNVEEETHIPGDEEDILVANLEKCIHDGFSFRKSHFLGGATLADVIQMGEEAAKENNTRKKNKRSVNANSADAADPDYVVSILKSSLSADLCRMEEEIKNLGQMFTKSQSQMRSYIQDMFDTFQRNISNMILTPSSGRHADPPHAHQAETTFSREKTTTEPNPGAPPNVPVATASHKRNKSTGRPGHFDPCGSIQDAIHFADHVAPLSRDVNMGDASLNEEGSPEKCNDGNNDLNPREEQVHPAYSSADGEAREVEEEDPEDAVDMINSPPLTQPAPLDLTEHANITTAGTGGSHAESAKVTSSTSSDSNPPTPNVIPQPSSCLDNAQSNLAFPKPTFSLGLTQEERYLSKTDLVDADESLEEGASISLNDDQEPFPANRKSKRQKVVPRSLVGDYQCDKRFLTRAWEAHVNAIHRGPVIDYAAKAGALAEKLQKEFVIDVSGQSLDSSDLSAILARSSHLTAKVFLQSLSFLSDHWVSCHLFVHWTFYFQVMDVLIHHTRSLIEALSEERQPSSVVLLDTSVGLWR
- the LOC117132527 gene encoding uncharacterized protein LOC117132527 isoform X5; protein product: MDHSDESLPPLPLPPRMFALGEEPEGVRVTPYHKPTSIRKILNALGPDEVRRIKETPFGKLVKIADKPPYSGRFGRFLISRQLKVGKKNEVWFIFSGKPVRFSIREFALVTGLNCRNFPPRTKKKSSKNLIEKPYWGELFGSMREVPVSYVISMLKKKTVADTETRIKYALLALLSAVILPTSHNPKILEQHAEKIKDIDQFLAYPWGRVSFEMLISSIKERDEVSLSQKTIALKGFVLSIQLVLIEATPSLTRVVQSGSSSGSERDCEDDDDFVDDDTERKKCINPVRVRDIDSASKTHVVSIISDGVELDNVEEETHIPGDEEDILVANLEKCIHDGFSFRKSHFLGGATLADVIQMGEEAAKENNTRKKNKRSVNANSADAADPDYVVSILKSSLSADLCRMEEEIKNLGQMFTKSQSQMRSYIQDMFDTFQRNISNMILTPSSGRHADPPHAHQAETTFSREKTTTEPNPGAPPNVPVATASHKRNKSTGRPGHFDPCGSIQDAIHFADHVAPLSRDVNMGDASLNEEGSPEKCNDGNNDLNPREEQVHPAYSSADGEAREVEEEDPEDAVDMINSPPLTQPAPLDLTEHANITTAGTGGSHAESAKVTSSTSSDSNPPTPNVIPQPSSCLDNAQSNLAFPKPTFSLGLTQEERYLSKTDLVDADESLEEGASISLNDDQEPFPANRKSKRQKVVPRSLVGDYQCDKRFLTRAWEAHVNAIHRGPVIDYAAKAGALAEKLQKEFVIDVSGQSLDSSDLSAILARSSHLTAKVMDVLIHHTRSLIEALSEERQPSSVVLLDTRFVSLLSETFVKFSISK
- the LOC103859208 gene encoding ninja-family protein 6 produces the protein MVVESSSMATKIGKEEDVEVELELCLSLGGPFKKSDKAIIMRCANDIGVDLNDGTTTYEVKETGKKREAKQQQRSRGEGGECKRIKTECKKATNGVDLGLSFGDMGNGYGSGRYKENSKDVTIGSPISSTSDVSDPSSSPCQEGGTSELGENPDQTKPVRFPVNNTLTGTEGTVRITDGPNDAVVEETQECSNSIAKETGKPPKPRPNSNGVNGSLLPFAKMPCVTSTGNGPDGKTVNGFLYRYSKSEISIICVCHGTSFSPAEFILHAGGTHVPNPLRHITVVPSTF
- the LOC117132527 gene encoding uncharacterized protein LOC117132527 isoform X6 yields the protein MDHSDESLPPLPLPPRMFALGEEPEGVRVTPYHKPTSIRKILNALGPDEVRRIKETPFGKLVKIADKPPYSGRFGRFLISRQLKVGKKNEVWFIFSGKPVRFSIREFALVTGLNCRNFPPRTKKKSSKNLIEKPYWGELFGSMREVPVSYVISMLKKKTVADTETRIKYALLALLSAVILPTSHNPKILEQHAEKIKDIDQFLAYPWGRVSFEMLISSIKERDEVSLSQKTIALKGFVLSIQLVLIEATPSLTRVVQSGSSSGSERDCEDDDDFVDDDTERKKCINPVRVRDIDSASKTHVVSIISDGVELDNVEEETHIPGDEEDILVANLEKCIHDGFSFRKSHFLGGATLADVIQMGEEAAKENNTRKKNKRSVNANSADAADPDYVVSILKSSLSADLCRMEEEIKNLGQMFTKSQSQMRSYIQDMFDTFQRNISNMILTPSSGRHADPPHAHQAETTFSREKTTTEPNPGAPPNVPVATASHKRNKSTGRPGHFDPCGSIQDAIHFADHVAPLSRDVNMGDASLNEEGSPEKCNDGNNDLNPREEQVHPAYSSADGEAREVEEEDPEDAVDMINSPPLTQPAPLDLTEHANITTAGTGGSHAESAKVTSSTSSDSNPPTPNVIPQPSSCLDNAQSNLAFPKPTFSLGLTQEERYLSKTDLVDADESLEEGASISLNDDQEPFPANRKSKRQKVVPRSLVGDYQCDKRFLTRAWEAHVNAIHRGPVIDYAAKAGALAEKLQKEFVIDVSGQSLDSSDLSAILARSSHLTAKVMDVLIHHTRSLIEALSEERQPSSVVLLDTRYFMFRPT